Below is a genomic region from Pseudomonas berkeleyensis.
CATCGGCAATCCGCCCTTCGGCCACTCCGGCGAAGACGCCATTCGCTACTGGTTCCAGCAAGCGGCCGGCCGGGGCTGGCTGGACGCGATGAGCGATGTCGAGCGCGCCGACTTTCTCAATTTCGAAGGCAATGCCCAGGGCTTTCGCGTGCTCACCCAGTTGGAATATCACCAGTTCGATGGCGGCACGCGCCTGACTTACGCCACGCTCGGCACCTATCTGAAATACCCCTGGACAGCCCGCCACGCAGACGCGCAGGGCTACAAGAAGCACAAGTTCGGCTGCTACCAGAGCGAACTGCCACTGCTCGAACAGATCGCCGCCAAGCTGGAGCTGCCGCAACTGGAAGCACAGCGTTGGGCGCGTCACCCGCTGGTTTACCTGATGGAGGCGGCGGACGACATCTGCTACGGCCTGATCGACCTGGAAGACGGCGTGGAGATGGAGCTGCTCGACTACAGCGAAGTGGAAGCGCTGCTACTCGATCTGGTCGGCGACGACCTGCCGGAAACCTATCGCCAGCTCGGCCCCAAGGATTCACGTCGGCGCAAACTGGCGATCCTGCGCGGCAAGGCCATCGAACACCTGACCAATGCCGCCGCCGGAGCCTTCGTCGAGCAGCAGCATGACCTGCTTGCCGGCCGCCTGCAGGGCGACCTGGTCGAGCACATGCATGGCGCGGCGAAACACTGCGTGCAGAGCGCCAAGTTGCTGGCCCGGGAAAAGATCTTCCACGACAAGCGCAAGACCCTGCATGAGATCGGCGCCTACACCACCCTGGAGATCCTGCTCAACGCCTTCTGCGGCGCGGTGCTGGAACAACACGGCGGACGTGCGCCGTCATTCAAGCACCGGCGTATTCTCGATTTGCTCAGCTACTACGCTCCCGAACCGGGCTGGCCACTGTACCGCTCGTTCATGCGCGTGATCGACTTCATCGCCGGCATGACCGACAGCTACGCTACGGAAATGGCAAGGGAGATGACCGGACGTTCCGTTACCCCATGAAGAACCTGATTCGCAACAGCTTCACCTGGCATGCCGGACCACCGGCCTGGGGCCCGGCGGTGGTCGCCGGGTTAGGCTGTGCTCTGCCGTTGTTGCTCGGCCTGACCACCGCGCACAGCGGTTTTCTCTGGGCCTCGGCAGGCGCCTTCCAGGCCGCCCAGGCCAACCCGCTGCACCGCTTTGGCATGCTGCGCATGTTGCTGCTCACCGGTCTCGGCGCCTGCAGCGCAGGCCTCGGTTTCTGGGCCGGCAGTCACCCGCTGATCAGCCTGGGCATCTTCGCCGCCTTCGGCCTGCTGCTGGCCTGGCTGCAACGCTTCGGTAGCGAGGCCGGCAAGCTGGGCATCGGCCTGTGCATCTGCCTGTGCCTCGGCCAGGGACAGTTCGGCATCGGCAACCTGCACAACCCTTATGCGGTGGCCATGCTGTTCATTCTCGGCGGACTCTGGGTGATGCTGCTGGCCTTCGGCCTGCGTGGCCTCCACGGCCTGCGCATGTGGCCGTACATGCCGCGCTTTCTGGCCATCCTCAAGGTGCTCAAGCGCCACGCCCAGCGCCTGCCACGCCAGCAATGGCGTCTGCATGCCCTGGCGTGCATGCTGGCCTTCGCCGCATCGGGGCTGATCGTCAACCTGGCCGGATTGTCACGTGGTTACTGGCTGACCCTGACAGTGATCAGCACCTTGCAACTGGAATTCCAGGGCAGCCTGGTGCGTGCCCTGCAAGCCAGCCTGGCCAGTCTGGCAGCGGCTGGTCTGCTGATCCTCTTCGGTCACAGCCTGCAAAGCCCGCCGCTGATGGTGATGACCCTGCTGGTGCTGGTGATCCTCAGCCGTGCGCTGCAGGCCAACCACTATGGGCTTTTCGTACTGCAGACCACCCTGTGCTTCGTACTGCTGGCCGAGAGCCTGGCACAGGACTGGCACCTGGCCGAAGTGCGCCTGCTCAACGCCCTGATCGGTGTCGCCCTGACCCTGACAGTAGCCTTGCTGGTACACGGACTACGCCTGCAACTGAACAAGTCGAACAAGAACGAGGATGGTTCGCAGCAGCCTTTATAACGTTTCGGCAGATTCGCTCACTCTTCACTATGCTGTTGGAGCCTGCAGCGCCAGCAAGGAGTGAAGTGCGATGTCCAACACCGCTGTTCCCCGCCAACGCCGCTTTCCCCTACACGTCCATATCAGCGTTCTGTTCACCCTGCTCCTGCTGTTTACCGGGGTGATCCTGGGGCTGTTCAACTATCAGCAGACCAGCCGCCTGATCTTTTCCAGCAGCGAGACGCTGTTCGAACGCATTCAGGTCGATGTGCAGAAGGATCTGGACAGCACCTATCGACCGATCCGTCATCTGCTCAGCCTGCTGGCCCTGAACCCATCGACCCAGGCCAACAACCTGGAGGATCGCCTGGCCCTGCTGCCATTGTTCGTCCAGGCGCTGCGCGACAATCCGAAGCTGGCCTCGGTCTATCTGGGCTACGAGGATGGTGATTTCTTCATGGTGCGCCCGCTGCGTAGCGACATGCTCAAGCAGCGCTTCGATGCCCCCGACAAGGCGGCCTATCAGGTCTGGTCGATCGACCGCAGCGCCACCGGCACCGCCAGCGACTACCTGTTCTACGATGGCTCGCTGAATCAGCTGAGCCGCCGCCAGAAGCTCAGCGAACCTTACGATCCACGTGAGCGCGACTGGTTCAAACGCGCGCGCAGCGATGGTGGGCAGATCACCACGGCGCCCTACCTGTTCTTCTCGACCCAGGAAATCGGCACCACCCTGGCCAGACGCAGCGGCCTGACCACCGTGCTCGGCGCCGACCTGACCCTAGACGACCTGTCCGCCACGCTGGCCAGCCATCGCGTCACACCCAACAGTGAAGTGGTACTGGCCGATGCCGACGGCAATGCCGTGGCCTACATCGACAGCAGCCGCCTGCTCAAGGAGGTCGACGGCAAGGTATCGCTGGTCAAGGTGCGCGAACTCAACCCGGCGCTTGGCGAGCTGCTGGCGGGCGACCTAACCGAGCAGGATCAGGGCGTCGTCGAGCTGGCCAAGCAGCGCTGGGTCATGGCCCACCGACATATTCAGGAAGGTGGCCCGCAAGGCTTGCACCTGGCACTGCTGGTGCCCGAACAGGAGATGCTGGCCGAGGCCTACCGCATTCGCTGGCAAGGCGCGCTGATCACCCTGACCACCCTGCTGCTGTGCCTGCCCCTGGGCTGGCTGACCTCGCGCCTGGTGGTCAAACCGCTGCGCAGCCTGGTACAGGAAGCACAGGCCATACGCCGTTTCGACTTCACTCACCCAGCCAGCGGCCGCTCGCCGATTCTGGAGGTCGACCAACTGGCCGTGTCGATGAGCAGCATGAAAGACACGTTGTCGAGCTTCCTCGATATCGCCGCCAGCCTCTCCGCCGAAACCCACTTCGAAACGCTGCTCAAGCGCGTGATGGACGCCACCGTGTCCATCAGCAGCGCTCAGGGCGGCCTGCTCTACCTGCTCGACAGCGACACCGGCCGCCTGGAACCGCAGGGGCTGGTGAT
It encodes:
- a CDS encoding deoxyguanosinetriphosphate triphosphohydrolase, whose product is MDWHTLLTRERLGKPAPSSAELGRSPFHKDHDRIIFSGAFRRLGRKTQVHPVSSNDHIHTRLTHSLEVSCVGRSLAMRVGEMLRDDLPDWCTPSDLGMVVQSACLAHDIGNPPFGHSGEDAIRYWFQQAAGRGWLDAMSDVERADFLNFEGNAQGFRVLTQLEYHQFDGGTRLTYATLGTYLKYPWTARHADAQGYKKHKFGCYQSELPLLEQIAAKLELPQLEAQRWARHPLVYLMEAADDICYGLIDLEDGVEMELLDYSEVEALLLDLVGDDLPETYRQLGPKDSRRRKLAILRGKAIEHLTNAAAGAFVEQQHDLLAGRLQGDLVEHMHGAAKHCVQSAKLLAREKIFHDKRKTLHEIGAYTTLEILLNAFCGAVLEQHGGRAPSFKHRRILDLLSYYAPEPGWPLYRSFMRVIDFIAGMTDSYATEMAREMTGRSVTP
- a CDS encoding FUSC family protein, producing MKNLIRNSFTWHAGPPAWGPAVVAGLGCALPLLLGLTTAHSGFLWASAGAFQAAQANPLHRFGMLRMLLLTGLGACSAGLGFWAGSHPLISLGIFAAFGLLLAWLQRFGSEAGKLGIGLCICLCLGQGQFGIGNLHNPYAVAMLFILGGLWVMLLAFGLRGLHGLRMWPYMPRFLAILKVLKRHAQRLPRQQWRLHALACMLAFAASGLIVNLAGLSRGYWLTLTVISTLQLEFQGSLVRALQASLASLAAAGLLILFGHSLQSPPLMVMTLLVLVILSRALQANHYGLFVLQTTLCFVLLAESLAQDWHLAEVRLLNALIGVALTLTVALLVHGLRLQLNKSNKNEDGSQQPL